One window of Dyadobacter sandarakinus genomic DNA carries:
- a CDS encoding RNA methyltransferase: MRKLVMEELGRLTVGAFRDAAKFPFVIVLDNIRSLNNVGSFFRTADAFRAEKIVLCGYTPAPPHRDISKSALGAELSVAWEKEATTLDAVTKLKAAGYHIWCVEQAEGSTLLQHFDPVPEARYAFVFGNEVEGVADEIMELAEGSVEIPQFGTKHSFNVSVSAGIVLWEFVKKNLT; this comes from the coding sequence ATGAGAAAATTAGTGATGGAAGAACTTGGCCGTCTTACGGTCGGCGCGTTCAGGGATGCGGCAAAATTCCCGTTTGTAATTGTGTTGGATAACATCAGGAGTTTGAATAATGTAGGTTCATTCTTCAGGACGGCCGATGCTTTCCGGGCTGAAAAGATCGTGCTGTGCGGCTACACGCCGGCACCGCCGCACCGCGACATTTCCAAAAGTGCCCTGGGAGCCGAACTTTCGGTCGCGTGGGAGAAAGAAGCCACCACGCTCGATGCAGTAACTAAGTTGAAAGCCGCGGGCTACCATATCTGGTGTGTGGAGCAGGCGGAGGGAAGTACCTTGCTGCAGCATTTCGACCCGGTACCAGAAGCGAGGTATGCATTTGTATTCGGCAATGAAGTAGAGGGAGTTGCGGACGAAATCATGGAACTGGCCGAAGGAAGCGTCGAAATTCCCCAGTTTGGCACCAAACATTCGTTCAATGTATCCGTGTCAGCAGGGATTGTACTATGGGAATTCGTGAAGAAAAATTTAACATAA
- a CDS encoding response regulator transcription factor — translation MKHILIAEDHAVVRIGTKHLLKSMIPDSYVSDVEDFDKVLQELDERPYDLLILDINIPGGNTTKMVETIRSKSPGIRILMFSSYDEQLYGLMYLQAGADGYLSKDAPEEEFKTAVLSVLSNKKYMSEDMQQMNINRLINPKEYLPDPIVSLSPRETDVMNLLKEGLGTAKIAEKLNLQLSTVSTYKARIFEKLGVKNIVELITKIK, via the coding sequence ATGAAACACATACTTATTGCCGAAGACCACGCTGTGGTGCGTATCGGTACCAAACACCTCCTCAAATCAATGATTCCGGATTCTTATGTATCCGACGTCGAGGATTTCGACAAGGTCCTTCAGGAACTGGACGAACGACCTTATGATTTACTGATTCTTGATATTAACATTCCGGGCGGTAATACTACCAAAATGGTGGAGACTATCCGGTCGAAATCTCCGGGGATCAGAATTCTGATGTTTTCCAGCTACGACGAACAGTTGTATGGCCTGATGTACCTGCAAGCCGGGGCCGATGGGTATCTGTCAAAAGATGCTCCGGAGGAAGAGTTTAAAACTGCGGTTTTAAGCGTCCTGAGCAATAAAAAGTATATGAGCGAAGATATGCAGCAAATGAATATCAACCGCCTCATTAACCCGAAAGAATATCTGCCGGATCCGATTGTGAGCCTGTCTCCGCGGGAAACCGATGTGATGAATCTTTTGAAGGAAGGTTTGGGTACTGCAAAAATTGCCGAAAAGCTGAACTTGCAGCTTTCGACTGTCAGCACTTACAAAGCCCGCATTTTTGAAAAGCTGGGTGTTAAAAACATTGTAGAGCTGATCACAAAGATCAAGTAG
- a CDS encoding GNAT family N-acetyltransferase, which translates to MKTVIITPIPEFCPFEPGARVFVSESPDVPLRLAFTPFLYLRSDHLQTQSEKSCISFYLIRESEEAASACLHCFEHENGILHSPGRAPFGGVQCSEHCSAQEITWFLNSIKCWLRHKKGMQLVVKTAPACYQPGLHSLLHSSYLSAGFIVEQQHSNRHINVADPFEDLLHNSEKRRLRKCRVTGFEIPAPGSLPVSLVYNFIHACRQQKGYPMSISGAQVEHLAGKFPQDIMTFGLMYDGKLAAAALTVQVDQHILYNFLSDYDPAFRHYSPVVLLTKTIHDFCKKQGINMLDLGISLDENGRYKPSLGRFKEHLGGVVSEKLTYTLHL; encoded by the coding sequence TTGAAAACGGTAATTATCACACCTATCCCTGAATTTTGTCCGTTTGAGCCCGGCGCACGTGTTTTTGTCTCCGAATCGCCGGACGTGCCTCTGCGGCTGGCATTTACACCTTTCCTCTACCTCAGGTCCGATCATCTCCAAACGCAATCGGAAAAGTCCTGTATTTCGTTTTACCTGATCCGGGAAAGTGAGGAAGCCGCAAGTGCATGTCTTCATTGCTTTGAACATGAAAACGGTATTTTACATAGTCCCGGCAGGGCTCCTTTCGGCGGGGTGCAATGCAGTGAACATTGCAGCGCCCAGGAAATAACCTGGTTCCTGAACTCGATAAAATGCTGGCTCAGACATAAAAAAGGCATGCAACTGGTTGTCAAAACTGCTCCTGCCTGCTACCAGCCCGGTCTACATTCCCTCCTGCATTCCTCCTACCTTTCAGCCGGCTTTATTGTCGAACAACAGCATAGCAACCGGCATATCAATGTTGCAGATCCCTTCGAAGATCTTTTGCATAACTCGGAAAAAAGACGGCTGCGCAAATGCCGGGTCACTGGCTTTGAGATACCTGCCCCGGGCAGCCTGCCTGTGAGCCTGGTTTACAACTTTATACATGCCTGCCGGCAGCAGAAAGGATATCCGATGTCGATCTCGGGTGCGCAGGTTGAGCACCTGGCCGGCAAATTTCCGCAGGACATTATGACTTTCGGATTAATGTACGACGGAAAACTGGCAGCCGCAGCCCTGACCGTGCAGGTTGATCAGCACATTCTGTACAACTTTCTTTCCGACTACGATCCGGCTTTCCGGCATTACAGCCCGGTGGTGCTTCTTACGAAAACAATACACGACTTTTGTAAAAAACAAGGTATTAACATGCTGGATCTCGGCATTTCACTGGACGAAAACGGACGGTATAAACCATCCCTGGGACGATTTAAGGAGCATTTGGGCGGCGTAGTCAGTGAAAAACTTACCTACACGCTGCACCTATAA
- a CDS encoding FkbM family methyltransferase, with translation MIKQIKGSLWSILNKVGVGGSLQLVMSGALKQYGWFKSYNLKQSVDAQGQPIPWYTYPFIRFLEPRLSPDLNVFEYGSGNSTQWYAARVKHITAVEHDSAWVTIVRKKLPSNAELREEVLGDSYIQAVAAAGKKYDIIIVDGRKRVKCACYAADFLSEKGVLILDNAEREWYQPAKDYLRDKGFRRLDFIGMTPIVGIETCTSVFYRDQNCLGI, from the coding sequence ATGATCAAGCAAATTAAGGGCTCACTATGGAGCATTCTGAACAAAGTAGGCGTAGGGGGAAGCCTGCAACTCGTCATGAGCGGAGCGCTCAAACAGTATGGCTGGTTTAAAAGCTACAATCTGAAACAATCTGTGGATGCACAGGGCCAGCCGATTCCCTGGTACACGTATCCTTTCATCCGCTTTCTCGAACCACGGCTCAGTCCTGACCTGAATGTGTTTGAATATGGTTCGGGTAACTCTACACAATGGTATGCTGCTCGCGTAAAGCATATTACGGCAGTTGAGCACGATTCGGCTTGGGTAACGATTGTGAGGAAAAAGCTGCCTTCCAATGCCGAGCTGCGTGAGGAAGTATTGGGTGACTCATATATCCAGGCAGTAGCAGCCGCCGGGAAGAAGTACGATATCATTATCGTAGACGGACGAAAGAGGGTGAAATGCGCTTGCTATGCAGCCGACTTTCTTTCCGAAAAAGGTGTCCTGATTCTGGATAATGCCGAAAGAGAATGGTACCAGCCCGCCAAGGATTACCTGCGGGACAAGGGTTTTCGCCGCCTCGATTTTATTGGCATGACACCCATCGTCGGTATTGAAACCTGCACAAGCGTATTCTACCGTGATCAGAATTGCCTCGGTATATAG
- the wecB gene encoding non-hydrolyzing UDP-N-acetylglucosamine 2-epimerase, translating into MKVINVVGARPNFMKVAPLHRAFSRFPEIHSIVVHTGQHSDACMSDVFLEQLKMPPPDYLLRLSAASATCQFSEIMTGFEKILQKEKPDLVLVAGDVNSTLACALAASKADIPVAHVEAGLRSGDRSMPEEINRILTDALSAHLFVTEPSAVQNLLLENVPMQKIHLVGNVMIDSLIGITGSWCPESATNISEQSRYILWTMHRPSNVDTEVMLTKMLAMITHLARRWTVLFPVHPRTMKNLCTFGLADQLCSIRNVQVLPPQGYMEFLKLMTGAMVVVTDSGGVQEETTFLQIPCITLRESTERPVTVERGSNLLLYPFDEKRIEDNIAAIQQGLWKKGSIPEYWDGRTAERIVSILKAQYLNL; encoded by the coding sequence ATGAAGGTAATAAACGTGGTAGGTGCGCGGCCTAACTTTATGAAGGTCGCGCCGCTTCACCGGGCATTTTCCCGCTTTCCCGAAATACATTCAATTGTTGTGCATACCGGGCAGCATTCCGATGCGTGCATGTCTGACGTGTTTCTGGAACAATTGAAAATGCCTCCTCCCGATTATTTGCTCCGGTTAAGCGCGGCATCGGCTACATGCCAGTTTTCAGAAATAATGACGGGTTTTGAGAAAATCCTGCAGAAAGAAAAGCCTGACCTGGTGCTGGTAGCGGGAGATGTAAATTCGACCCTTGCCTGCGCGCTGGCAGCATCCAAGGCGGATATACCGGTAGCCCACGTGGAAGCGGGCCTGCGCAGCGGCGACCGGAGCATGCCTGAGGAAATTAACCGGATCCTGACAGACGCCCTGTCCGCACACCTGTTTGTGACCGAGCCCTCGGCTGTACAAAACCTGCTCCTCGAAAACGTGCCGATGCAGAAAATCCATCTGGTCGGTAATGTGATGATCGATTCGCTGATCGGGATTACAGGGAGCTGGTGCCCTGAAAGTGCAACCAATATTTCAGAGCAAAGCAGGTACATTCTCTGGACCATGCATCGACCCTCCAATGTAGATACCGAGGTGATGCTGACGAAAATGCTGGCAATGATCACGCATCTTGCCAGACGATGGACAGTCCTATTTCCGGTGCATCCCCGCACTATGAAAAATCTCTGCACTTTTGGTCTGGCAGATCAGTTGTGCAGCATCAGGAACGTGCAGGTACTGCCGCCGCAGGGTTATATGGAGTTTCTGAAACTGATGACTGGTGCAATGGTGGTGGTGACAGACTCGGGCGGCGTACAGGAGGAGACCACATTTTTGCAGATTCCCTGCATTACATTAAGAGAATCCACGGAGCGCCCGGTGACGGTAGAACGTGGCAGTAACCTGCTGTTGTACCCTTTTGACGAAAAACGCATTGAAGACAATATCGCGGCTATTCAGCAAGGTTTATGGAAGAAAGGGAGCATCCCGGAGTACTGGGATGGCCGGACTGCTGAAAGGATCGTTTCGATATTGAAGGCACAATACCTTAATTTGTAG
- a CDS encoding lipopolysaccharide biosynthesis protein codes for MGIIVRQGFKSSIVSYVGVVIGIFNILILYNKFLTQEQLGLYASTLLTFPVIYMSFALLGVPSVAVRFHSRFQDYESRRQLFTFILITPLVGLAAFVALYLLFKPLYLKFYLDHSPLLVRYYYVFIPLTVGMVYLLALESYSRIHLRIAVPSLIREVGLRLANSLLVILFGFNVITFDTMVNLTVVSYVLAIAAMLVYLYFQGRLYSRLDFGFIRHPAFKEMYRYGLWVLLGGASAALLPHIEKVLLPAFEGGLGSTAVFDIASRIALVISIPRNSIVMISAPIISEAYVRNDIPSIDSIYKKSSLNLFIIGTFLFLGIWANIDAIFGLIPKSEIYSQGKWVVLMVGVSRIVDMMTGLNSEILTNSRFYRYDIVFILFFTILILLSSQLLIPMYGYNGAAAAALLSTVTYNVVKLFFIRKKMGIQPFTTATLKVILLAAAAYLAAWLVPSGSKGDLLSIMAIMLVRSVLITIVFLGGILLWNVSEDISAGFQGGRQLVMRTLRRNR; via the coding sequence ATGGGGATTATTGTACGGCAGGGATTTAAGAGTTCGATCGTTTCTTACGTCGGCGTAGTGATTGGGATTTTCAATATTCTGATCCTTTATAATAAATTTCTCACGCAGGAGCAACTTGGTTTATACGCCTCTACCCTCCTTACTTTCCCGGTCATTTACATGTCATTTGCGCTGCTGGGAGTACCTTCGGTAGCAGTCCGGTTCCACAGCCGGTTCCAGGATTATGAGTCGCGGCGGCAGCTTTTCACATTCATTCTCATCACTCCGCTGGTCGGTCTGGCTGCATTTGTGGCATTGTACCTGCTGTTTAAGCCGCTTTATCTCAAATTTTACCTTGACCACTCGCCGCTGCTCGTCCGGTACTATTATGTATTTATTCCGCTGACGGTCGGCATGGTGTATTTGCTGGCATTGGAATCGTACTCGCGCATTCATTTGCGTATTGCTGTACCATCGCTGATCCGGGAAGTGGGCCTGCGGCTGGCCAATAGTCTGCTGGTAATTCTGTTCGGGTTCAATGTGATAACTTTTGACACCATGGTTAACCTGACGGTAGTAAGCTACGTACTGGCCATTGCCGCCATGCTCGTGTATCTGTACTTTCAGGGACGGCTTTACAGCAGGCTCGATTTCGGATTCATAAGGCATCCTGCATTCAAAGAAATGTACCGCTACGGACTCTGGGTGCTGCTCGGCGGGGCAAGTGCCGCATTGCTTCCGCACATTGAAAAAGTACTGCTCCCAGCCTTTGAAGGCGGACTTGGAAGTACCGCCGTTTTCGACATTGCTTCGCGGATTGCACTGGTAATTTCAATTCCCAGAAACAGTATTGTCATGATCAGCGCCCCGATTATTTCCGAGGCGTACGTCCGCAATGACATCCCGAGCATTGATTCCATTTATAAAAAATCATCCCTTAACCTTTTCATCATCGGCACCTTCCTTTTTCTGGGTATATGGGCCAATATCGACGCAATTTTCGGGCTCATTCCCAAATCGGAAATTTACTCACAGGGAAAATGGGTGGTGCTGATGGTCGGTGTATCCAGGATCGTTGATATGATGACCGGGCTGAACTCTGAAATCCTGACCAACTCGCGTTTTTACAGGTACGACATCGTTTTTATACTTTTCTTCACCATCCTGATCCTTCTCAGCAGCCAGCTTCTGATTCCGATGTACGGTTACAATGGAGCTGCCGCTGCTGCACTTTTGTCTACCGTCACCTATAATGTCGTCAAGCTTTTTTTTATACGTAAAAAAATGGGCATCCAGCCATTTACCACAGCTACACTGAAAGTAATACTCCTGGCTGCCGCTGCTTACCTCGCAGCCTGGCTGGTTCCCTCCGGGAGCAAGGGCGATCTGCTTTCAATCATGGCCATAATGCTGGTACGTTCCGTTCTGATTACCATTGTGTTCCTGGGTGGGATATTGTTATGGAATGTATCGGAAGACATCTCAGCAGGCTTTCAGGGTGGTCGCCAGCTTGTCATGCGCACATTACGCCGGAATAGGTAG
- a CDS encoding class I SAM-dependent methyltransferase, producing the protein MSLKQKIIAGLLKEPFSRYQLVTYNPAEPVNMVVGSMYSLYKGWIHSDIETLNLLIRSDWERYFTVNSIDRILAEHVWEHLTEDEGKAAFKNCYDFLKPGGFLRVAVPDGFSSNPAYIDYVKPGGTGEGAHDHKLLYNYQLMSRNLQQIGFTVRLLEYYDENGIFHKNPWSASDGMVRRSADHDSRNHGGELGYTSLIIDAVKS; encoded by the coding sequence ATGTCGTTAAAGCAAAAAATCATCGCAGGACTCCTGAAAGAGCCTTTCAGCCGGTATCAGCTGGTTACCTACAATCCGGCCGAACCCGTGAATATGGTGGTAGGATCCATGTACTCACTTTATAAGGGATGGATCCACTCTGACATTGAAACCCTCAACCTGCTGATACGCAGTGATTGGGAGCGGTATTTCACCGTAAACTCCATCGACCGGATTCTGGCGGAACACGTTTGGGAACACCTTACGGAAGATGAAGGGAAGGCTGCATTCAAAAATTGCTATGATTTTCTTAAACCCGGCGGTTTTCTGCGTGTAGCCGTGCCCGACGGTTTCAGCTCCAATCCGGCTTACATTGACTATGTAAAGCCCGGAGGTACCGGCGAAGGTGCGCACGACCACAAGTTGTTGTACAACTATCAGCTTATGTCCCGTAATCTTCAGCAGATTGGCTTTACCGTCAGGTTGCTCGAATATTATGATGAAAATGGCATTTTTCATAAAAACCCCTGGTCGGCCAGTGATGGAATGGTCCGGCGATCTGCTGACCACGACAGCCGCAACCACGGTGGCGAACTGGGCTATACCTCATTAATCATCGATGCCGTTAAAAGCTGA
- a CDS encoding glycosyltransferase, whose protein sequence is MPLKADPASASDTLAPVVLFCYNRPHHLQQTILSLRANYLAAETDLIIFSDGTRSQADEADVQKVRNFLATITGFKSIRVHAASQNLGLSGSVIQGVTDTLACHNAVIVLEDDMLTTPDFLEYMNQALSIYARRSNIFSVTAYAPPVAIPAGYPHDVYLAPRASSWGWATWADRWAKADWSVQAFEKLKTDRAFRTRFVEGGDDLWPMLAKQQKGIIDSWAIRWTYSQFINHALGLYPVRSKIRNIGTDGSGTNFTFKTGYYDADLNAGPVIMPTNLQPDSAVIREFRKYYRLPLYLKIKNRIKYGL, encoded by the coding sequence ATGCCGTTAAAAGCTGATCCTGCATCCGCATCAGATACTTTGGCGCCGGTCGTTTTATTTTGCTACAACCGGCCGCACCACCTGCAACAGACCATTCTTTCGCTGCGGGCAAACTACCTGGCTGCGGAAACCGACCTGATCATATTCAGTGATGGCACCCGGTCACAGGCAGACGAAGCCGATGTACAGAAAGTACGGAATTTCCTGGCTACTATCACGGGTTTCAAAAGCATCCGGGTTCATGCAGCAAGCCAAAACCTGGGCTTGTCGGGCTCCGTAATTCAGGGTGTAACCGACACGCTGGCCTGCCACAATGCTGTGATCGTGCTTGAAGACGATATGCTGACAACACCTGATTTCCTGGAATATATGAATCAGGCACTATCCATCTACGCCCGCAGAAGCAACATTTTCTCGGTAACTGCATATGCACCGCCGGTCGCAATTCCGGCAGGCTACCCACACGATGTGTACCTCGCGCCGCGTGCAAGCTCGTGGGGCTGGGCTACCTGGGCCGACCGCTGGGCAAAAGCAGACTGGTCGGTGCAGGCATTTGAAAAACTGAAAACTGACCGCGCATTCCGCACGCGTTTTGTGGAAGGAGGTGACGATCTCTGGCCGATGCTCGCAAAACAGCAGAAAGGTATTATCGACTCCTGGGCGATACGCTGGACTTACAGCCAGTTCATCAACCACGCATTGGGACTATATCCTGTCAGGTCCAAAATCCGGAACATCGGGACTGACGGCAGCGGTACTAATTTTACCTTCAAAACCGGGTACTACGACGCTGACCTCAATGCTGGACCTGTGATCATGCCAACTAATCTGCAGCCCGATAGCGCGGTAATCCGTGAATTCCGTAAATACTACCGGCTTCCCCTATATTTGAAGATCAAAAACCGGATCAAATACGGTTTGTGA
- a CDS encoding FkbM family methyltransferase: protein MYWLKYLLKEPFHALKTREAREFVRLLTRYGDKQRHVRSNVQFAGYRISVPDLMSFLWQYKEIFVDEFYFFKADTPSPVIYDCGANVGMSVIYFKKLFPNARITAFEAEPAIAAMLTANLKNNQVQGVSIVDKAVWKDNEGVWFGSETADSSSIFSLAEKKKISSVRLKDYLTREASIDFLKIDIEGAETDVLEDCRTELGRVKNLFVEFHSYIGNQQGLANIMQIIEENGFRYYIDTNQHRTRPFVNHQYKNNDVMDLQLNISCWRE from the coding sequence ATGTACTGGCTGAAATACCTCCTTAAAGAACCGTTTCATGCATTAAAAACCCGTGAGGCGCGGGAGTTTGTCAGATTACTGACCCGCTATGGCGACAAGCAGCGGCATGTACGGTCGAATGTACAATTTGCCGGATACCGGATCTCGGTTCCGGATCTGATGTCTTTTCTCTGGCAGTACAAGGAGATTTTTGTAGACGAATTTTACTTTTTTAAAGCAGATACCCCATCTCCGGTCATATACGACTGCGGTGCCAATGTCGGCATGAGTGTTATTTATTTTAAAAAACTTTTTCCTAATGCTCGCATTACTGCCTTTGAGGCCGAACCTGCTATTGCGGCTATGCTGACTGCCAATCTGAAAAACAATCAGGTACAGGGTGTTAGCATTGTTGACAAGGCAGTCTGGAAAGATAATGAGGGCGTCTGGTTCGGGAGCGAGACGGCAGATTCTTCATCCATTTTTTCATTGGCTGAAAAAAAGAAAATTTCTTCGGTTCGTTTAAAGGACTATCTGACCCGGGAGGCGTCCATTGATTTTCTCAAAATCGATATTGAAGGAGCAGAAACCGACGTACTGGAAGATTGCAGGACAGAGCTGGGCAGGGTTAAAAATCTGTTTGTAGAATTTCACTCCTACATCGGCAACCAGCAGGGACTGGCCAATATCATGCAGATTATCGAAGAAAATGGCTTCCGCTACTACATTGATACAAACCAGCATCGCACCAGACCTTTTGTAAATCATCAATACAAAAACAATGATGTAATGGACCTGCAACTCAACATTTCCTGCTGGCGGGAGTAG
- a CDS encoding nucleotide sugar dehydrogenase gives MLPGSEKNIAVIGLGYVGLPLAVAFGKKYPVTGFDINSRRITELKAGLDRTREVGEKDLRESIHLRFCDSAGALRNCNVFIVTVPTPIDSYKKPDLTQLLHASRQVGQALKRGDVVIYESTVYPGCTEEDCVPVLEKESGLRYNVDFFCGYSPERINPGDKVNTLTKIRKVTSGSTPAAAAWIDDLYAGIIEAGTHRASSIKVAEASKAIENAQRDLNISFVNELALIFDRMNIDTTEVLQAAATKWNFLNYKPGLVGGHCIGVDPYYLAYKAESLGYYSQVILSGRRVNDTMGVFVANKLVKLMIRKGHKIEGSRVLILGLTFKENCPDIRNTRVIDVVKELKDFGMQVEVYDPWASAELVFTEYGIQLLQKPGGQYEAIVLAVAHDVFGTIEFRDFTKTNSVIYDLKSVLPRELVDARL, from the coding sequence ATGCTTCCCGGATCAGAGAAAAACATTGCGGTAATCGGACTAGGTTATGTAGGCCTTCCACTGGCAGTTGCATTTGGTAAAAAGTATCCCGTAACAGGTTTTGACATCAATTCCAGGCGCATTACCGAACTGAAAGCCGGCTTGGACCGGACACGCGAAGTAGGCGAAAAGGATCTCAGGGAGAGCATTCATCTTCGCTTTTGTGACAGTGCGGGTGCGCTGCGCAACTGTAATGTGTTCATTGTGACCGTACCCACTCCAATCGACAGTTACAAAAAGCCTGACCTTACCCAGCTGCTGCATGCCAGCCGGCAGGTCGGTCAGGCATTGAAGCGGGGCGATGTGGTGATATATGAATCCACGGTGTATCCGGGCTGTACTGAGGAGGATTGCGTGCCGGTGCTGGAAAAGGAGAGCGGTTTGCGGTACAATGTGGATTTCTTTTGCGGTTACTCGCCCGAGCGCATTAATCCCGGCGATAAGGTAAATACGCTGACAAAGATCAGGAAGGTTACTTCCGGTTCCACACCTGCGGCTGCTGCCTGGATTGATGACCTTTATGCCGGAATTATTGAAGCAGGCACGCATCGGGCATCGAGTATCAAAGTTGCGGAAGCTTCCAAGGCCATCGAGAATGCCCAGCGGGACCTCAATATTTCATTCGTAAATGAACTTGCCCTGATTTTTGACAGGATGAACATTGATACGACCGAAGTACTGCAGGCAGCCGCGACGAAATGGAACTTTCTGAATTATAAGCCCGGACTGGTGGGCGGGCATTGCATTGGTGTAGACCCATATTACCTGGCTTACAAGGCCGAATCTCTGGGGTATTATTCGCAGGTAATTCTCTCCGGAAGGCGGGTGAATGATACAATGGGCGTGTTTGTAGCCAACAAGCTGGTAAAACTGATGATCCGGAAAGGACATAAAATTGAAGGGAGCCGGGTACTGATCCTCGGATTGACGTTCAAGGAAAACTGTCCTGACATACGCAATACACGGGTGATCGACGTAGTCAAAGAGCTGAAAGATTTTGGCATGCAGGTGGAGGTATACGACCCTTGGGCATCTGCCGAGCTGGTTTTTACCGAGTATGGCATTCAGTTACTGCAAAAGCCCGGAGGTCAGTACGAGGCGATTGTATTAGCGGTAGCCCATGATGTGTTTGGGACGATCGAGTTCCGGGATTTTACCAAGACGAATTCAGTGATCTATGATCTCAAATCCGTCCTGCCGCGGGAGCTGGTGGATGCGCGCCTTTGA
- a CDS encoding ORF6N domain-containing protein — protein MELTTIQKKVISLRGCRVMLDFELAALYEVETRLLKQAVRRNQDRFPPDFMFELTAEEIAGMVSQNVIPSKSFLGGATPFAFTEQGVAMLSSVLKSQKALQVNIMIMRAFVLMRQYVQDYAELKERINGLETEMNAKFSDIYQALDYLLDPPRPARKQIGFKPDD, from the coding sequence ATGGAACTGACGACCATTCAAAAAAAGGTAATTTCACTACGAGGGTGCCGGGTTATGCTGGACTTTGAACTTGCCGCGCTTTACGAAGTAGAAACCCGCCTGCTGAAACAAGCTGTGAGGCGTAATCAGGACCGCTTCCCACCCGATTTTATGTTTGAGCTCACTGCGGAAGAAATTGCCGGCATGGTATCACAAAATGTGATACCCTCAAAAAGCTTCCTTGGTGGCGCAACACCCTTTGCATTCACCGAGCAGGGTGTAGCCATGCTGTCCAGTGTGCTGAAAAGCCAGAAAGCATTGCAGGTCAACATCATGATCATGCGGGCATTTGTGCTGATGCGCCAGTATGTTCAGGATTACGCGGAGCTGAAAGAGCGGATCAATGGCCTTGAAACAGAAATGAATGCCAAGTTCAGCGACATTTACCAGGCATTGGACTACCTGCTTGATCCACCCCGCCCCGCCCGGAAGCAGATCGGCTTCAAGCCGGATGACTAG
- a CDS encoding class I SAM-dependent methyltransferase, with product MSTEKRSHEAHSEWYEIQYATSEAKDKAIARWEYDRQHHTINDWIHQRQLQLANPFTQEPKSWLTIGDGYGFDANHFFRKGLDVTATDISETFLPLAASRGFIDKYSVENVEKLSFQDDSFDYVFCKEAYHHFPRPYLGVYEMIRVAREAIILVEPHDPISKMPFLLALRNIFDRIDTGLLQKYWKNRYSFEEVGNYVFKLSEREMDKLANGMGLPMVAFKGINNNYYHPASSLEKADDSSPAFRKIKRKLAMHDFLCKTSLMPYQVLCAVIFKKVPSPSVIRAMHEAGFQVHVFPPNPYAR from the coding sequence ATGTCAACAGAGAAGCGCAGCCACGAGGCGCATTCGGAATGGTATGAAATACAGTATGCAACCTCCGAAGCCAAAGACAAGGCGATAGCGCGCTGGGAGTATGACAGGCAGCATCATACCATCAATGACTGGATTCATCAGCGCCAGCTGCAGCTTGCCAATCCGTTTACGCAGGAGCCGAAATCGTGGCTGACCATTGGGGACGGTTATGGTTTCGATGCCAACCATTTTTTCAGAAAAGGACTGGATGTTACTGCCACGGATATATCGGAGACATTCCTTCCGCTGGCTGCCTCACGTGGATTTATTGATAAATATTCTGTTGAAAATGTTGAAAAGCTGAGTTTTCAGGATGATAGCTTCGATTATGTTTTCTGCAAGGAAGCCTACCATCATTTTCCCCGCCCATACCTTGGCGTGTACGAGATGATCCGCGTTGCCAGGGAAGCCATCATACTTGTCGAGCCGCACGATCCGATCTCCAAAATGCCTTTTTTACTTGCATTAAGGAACATTTTCGACCGGATCGATACGGGCCTGTTGCAGAAGTACTGGAAAAACCGCTACTCGTTTGAGGAAGTCGGTAATTACGTTTTTAAGCTTTCCGAGCGTGAAATGGACAAGCTGGCTAACGGAATGGGACTTCCGATGGTTGCCTTTAAAGGGATCAATAACAACTATTACCATCCGGCGTCAAGCCTGGAAAAAGCGGATGACAGTTCTCCCGCATTCCGGAAAATTAAGCGTAAACTTGCTATGCACGATTTTCTGTGTAAAACCTCACTGATGCCTTACCAGGTATTATGTGCGGTTATTTTCAAGAAAGTACCTTCTCCAAGTGTGATCAGGGCTATGCATGAGGCCGGCTTTCAGGTACATGTTTTTCCGCCCAATCCGTATGCGCGTTAA